The proteins below come from a single Candidatus Schekmanbacteria bacterium RIFCSPLOWO2_02_FULL_38_14 genomic window:
- a CDS encoding ribonuclease HI, whose translation MQEITIYCDGACSGNPGPGGFGYIIKKSCKSAEFKGGSPATTNNRMELIAAIKAIEKIKHHSKITVVSDSQYLVKGMTEWIFGWQKRGWINSQKDPVKNKDLWLKLLELSKKHNIKWEWIKGHDGHPENERCDELAREYIEKIKSRKS comes from the coding sequence ATGCAAGAAATTACAATCTACTGCGACGGGGCGTGCAGCGGAAATCCCGGGCCCGGAGGATTTGGGTACATAATAAAAAAGAGTTGCAAATCAGCAGAATTCAAGGGAGGCAGTCCTGCTACAACAAACAACAGGATGGAACTCATTGCTGCAATAAAAGCAATTGAGAAGATAAAACACCACTCCAAAATAACAGTAGTCAGCGATTCTCAATACCTTGTAAAGGGGATGACTGAATGGATTTTTGGCTGGCAGAAAAGAGGATGGATAAATTCCCAGAAAGACCCTGTAAAGAATAAAGACCTCTGGCTCAAGCTTCTTGAACTTTCAAAAAAACATAATATAAAGTGGGAATGGATAAAGGGACACGATGGACATCCTGAGAATGAAAGGTGTGATGAGCTTGCAAGGGAATACATTGAAAAAATCAAAAGTCGAAAAAGCTGA